In one window of Cololabis saira isolate AMF1-May2022 chromosome 23, fColSai1.1, whole genome shotgun sequence DNA:
- the dram1 gene encoding DNA damage-regulated autophagy modulator protein 1: MFWFQQGLCFLPAFLVVWSSCTFITSYLIALFRHDVDVIFPYISDTGANPPESCIFGLMTFVSACAGTATIYARYKYVEKLGEDARVTLKPCLNKTTLWLGIISCFGMCIVATFQETAVTLVHDFGALAFFLPGVVYIILQSVISFHAYPFDSSLSTCRVRTGIAAIAAAAFFPTVICAYFVKQTTLHRNPEDKDYPFHVASAVCEWVVAFCFICFFLTYIHDFKRFTLRVRTDCGDQL, translated from the exons ATGTTTTGGTTTCAGCAGGGGCTGTGCTTCCTGCCCGCGTTCCTGGTCGTCTGGTCCTCCTGCACCTTCATCACCTCCTACCTGATCGCGCTGTTCAGGCACGACGTCGATGTGATCTTCCCCTACATAAG TGACACAGGGGCAAACCCCCCAGAGAGCTGCATCTTTGGCCTCATGACCTTCGTTTCGGCATGTGCAG GAACAGCCACCATATATGCAAGATACAAGTATGTGGAGAAGCTGGGCGAGGACGCCAGGGTGACGCTGAAACCGTGCCTCAATAAAACCACTCTTTGGCTTGGGATTATCTCCTGCTTCGGGATGTGCATTGTTGCTACTTTCCAG GAAACGGCGGTGACATTGGTCCACGACTTCGGAGCCCTGGCGTTTTTCCTCCCCGGTGTGGTTTATATCATCCTGCAGTCGGTGATATCGTTTCACGCGTATCCGTTCGACTCCTCCTTGAGCACGTGCCGAGTGCGTACGGGCATCGCGGCCATCGCCGCCGCTGCGTTCTTCCCCA CCGTCATTTGTGCCTATTTTGTGAAGCAAACCACCCTGCACAGAAACCCAGAAGATAAG GACTATCCCTTCCACGTCGCCAGCGCCGTCTGCGAGTGGGTCGTCGCCTTCTGCTTCATCTGCTTCTTCCTCACCTACATTCACGACTTCAAG CGGTTCACCTTGCGAGTGAGGACGGACTGCGGGGACCAACTCTGA